Proteins from one Procambarus clarkii isolate CNS0578487 chromosome 72, FALCON_Pclarkii_2.0, whole genome shotgun sequence genomic window:
- the LOC123748606 gene encoding tropomyosin-1-like produces MEKEVNNVEEEVNNVEEDANNVEEEVNNVEEEANNVEEEANNVEEEVNNVEEDANNVEEEANNVEEEANNVEEEANNVEEEANNVEEEANNVEKEVNNVEEEVNNVEEDANNVEEEVNNVEEEANNVEEEANNVEEEVNNVEEDANNVEEEANNVEEEANNVEEEANNVEEEVNNVEEEANNVEKESNKCCCGRGETV; encoded by the coding sequence ATGGAAAAGGAAGTAAATAATGTGGAAGAGGAAGTCAATAATGTGGAAGAGGACGCCAATAATGTGGAAGAGGAAGTCAATAATGTGGAAGAGGAAGCCAATAATGTGGAAGAGGAAGCCAATAATGTGGAAGAGGAAGTCAATAATGTGGAAGAGGACGCCAATAATGTGGAAGAGGAAGCCAATAATGTGGAAGAGGAAGCCAATAATGTGGAAGAGGAAGCCAATAATGTGGAAGAGGAAGCCAATAATGTGGAAGAGGAAGCCAATAATGTGGAAAAGGAAGTAAATAATGTGGAAGAGGAAGTCAATAATGTGGAAGAGGACGCCAATAATGTGGAAGAGGAAGTCAATAATGTGGAAGAGGAAGCCAATAATGTGGAAGAGGAAGCCAATAATGTGGAAGAGGAAGTCAATAATGTGGAAGAGGACGCCAATAATGTGGAAGAGGAAGCCAATAATGTGGAAGAGGAAGCCAATAATGTGGAAGAGGAAGCCAATAATGTGGAAGAGGAAGTCAATAATGTGGAAGAGGAAGCCAATAATGTGGAAAAGGAATCAAATAAATGTTGTTGTGGAAGGGGGGAGACGGTGTAA